The Arachis hypogaea cultivar Tifrunner chromosome 19, arahy.Tifrunner.gnm2.J5K5, whole genome shotgun sequence genome has a window encoding:
- the LOC112775983 gene encoding probable pre-mRNA-splicing factor ATP-dependent RNA helicase DEAH5, producing MAVENPQDSLKKLEYLSLVSKVCTEMESHTGNGDNVLAEFITELGRSSENVEEFDAKLKENGAELPDYFVRTLLTIIHAILPPKKGSGNSDVKGSKQDGGGSKGKFKALAIADDRDRVKELQKEIEAEAKEKHGGDRDREIHGEDGHRGRDRDRRDRRDRRDRYDKYDRDERPRDRNRDRDRDYDDYDDEKGDSRRRGRDRENDRGRGRDKDKDRYERRRRDGCEEENGGYGEEDGGGDRKGRRDLRHSGGGEVELYKVYKGRVSRVMDTGCFVQLDDIRGKEGLVHVSQIATRRISNAKDVVKRDQEVYVKVISVSGQKLSLSMRDVDQHTGKDLLPLKKSDEDTFRMNPQDSKDGPVARTGLSGIRIVEEDDMGKSRRPLKRMSSPERWEAKQLIASGVLSVSEYPTYDEEGDGLMYQEEGAEEELEIELNEDEPAFLQGQSRYSMDMSPVKIFKNPEGSLGRAAALQSALIKERREVREQQQRTMLDSIPKDLNRPWEDPMPESGERHLAQELRGVGLSAYDMPEWKKDAYGKTITFGQRSKLSIQEQRQSLPIYKLKKELIQAVHDNQVLVVIGETGSGKTTQVTQYLAEAGYTTRGKIGCTQPRRVAAMSVAKRVAEEFGCRLGEEVGYAIRFEDCTGPDTVIKYMTDGMLLREILVDENLSQYSVIMLDEAHERTIHTDVLFGLLKKLVQRRPELRLIVTSATLDAEKFSGYFFNCNIFTIPGRTFPVEILYTKQPESDYLDAALITVLQIHLTEPEGDILLFLTGQEEIDFACQSLYERMKGLGKNVPELIILPVYSALPSEMQSRIFDPAPPGKRKVVVATNIAEASLTIDGIFYVIDPGFAKQNVYNPKQGLDSLVITPISQASAKQRAGRAGRTGPGKCYRLYTESAYRNEMSPTTIPEIQRINLGMTTLNMKAMGINDLLSFDFMDPPSPQALISAMEQLYSLGALDEEGLLTKLGRKMAEFPLDPPLSKMLLASVDLGCSDEILTIIAMIQTGNIFYRPREKQAQADQKRAKFFQPEGDHLTLLAVYEAWKAKNFSGPWCFENFVQSRSLRRAQDVRKQLLTIMDKYKLDVVSAGKNFTKIRKAITAGFFFHAARKDPQEGYRTLVENQPVYIHPSSALFQRQPDWVIYHELVMTTKEYMREVTVIDPKWLVELAPRFFKVSDPTKMSKRKRQERIEPLYDRYHEPNSWRLSKRRA from the exons ATGGCGGTGGAGAACCCACAAGATTCGTTGAAGAAGCTCGAGTACTTGTCTCTTGTTTCGAAGGTTTGCACCGAAATGGAGTCTCACACCGGAAACGGTGACAATGTACTCGCCGAGTTCATCACCGAGTTGGGTCGATCTTCCGAGAACGTCGAAGAATTCGACGCAAAATTGAAGGAGAACGGTGCCGAATTGCCGGACTATTTTGTCCGTACACTTCTCACGATAATCCACGCTATTCTCCCTCCGAAGAAGGGTTCTGGGAACAGCGACGTCAAGGGTTCGAAGCAGGACGGTGGTGGTTCGAAGGGGAAGTTCAAGGCACTGGCTATTGCAGATGATAGGGATAGGGTTAAGGAGCTGCAGAAGGAGATTGAAGCTGAAGCCAAAGAGAAACATGGTGGTGATAGAGACAGAGAAATACACGGTGAAGATGGGCACAGAGGAAGAGACAGAGATAGAAGGGATAGAAGAGATAGAAGGGACAGGTATGATAAATATGATAGAGATGAAAGGCCTAGAGATAggaatagagatagagatagagattatgatgattatgatgatgaaaaAGGGGATTCTAGGAGAAGGGGAAGGGATAGAGAGAACGATAGGGGTAGGGGTAGGGATAAGGATAAGGATAGATAtgagaggaggaggagagatggGTGTGAAGAAGAAAATGGTGGTTATGGTGAAGAAGATGGTGGTGGTGACAGGAAAGGTAGGAGGGATCTGAGGCATAGTGGAGGGGGTGAAGTTGAATTGTACAAGGTTTATAAAGGGAGGGTTTCAAGGGTGATGGATACAGGGTGCTTTGTTCAGTTGGATGATATTAGAGGGAAGGAAGGATTGGTGCATGTGTCACAGATTGCAACTAGGAGGATTAGTAATGCAAAGGATGTGGTGAAGCGGGATCAGGAGGTTTATGTGAAGGTTATATCTGTTTCTGGTCAGAAGTTGAGTCTTTCGATGAGGGATGTTGATCAGCATACCGGAAAAGATCTTCTTCCGTTGAAGAAAAGCGATGAGGACACATTTCGGATGAATCCACAGGATTCGAAGGATGGGCCAGTTGCGAGGACGGGTCTATCGGGTATCAGAATTGTGGAGGAGGATGATATGGGGAAATCGCGGAggcctctgaagaggatgagctCTCCTGAGAGGTGGGAGGCAAAACAGTTGATTGCTTCAGGTGTTTTGAGTGTTTCAGAGTACCCAACTTATGATGAGGAGGGAGATGGGTTGATGTACCAGGAGGAAGGTGCTGAAGAAGAGCTTGAGATTGAGTTGAATGAGGATGAACCTGCATTTTTGCAAGGGCAGAGCAGGTATTCAATGGATATGTCTCCTGTCAAGATTTTCAAAAATCCAGAAGGTTCTCTTGGTCGTGCTGCCGCACTGCAGTCTGCACTTATAAAGGAGCGTAGAGAAGTACGAGAACAGCAGCAACGCaccatgcttgattctattccaaAGGATCTCAATCGTCCTTGGGAAGACCCTATGCCTGAATCTGGTGAAAGACATCTTGCCCAGGAGCTTAGAGGAGTTGGTTTGTCAGCCTATGATATGCCAGAATGGAAGAAGGATGCCTATGGAAAGACCATTACTTTTGGGCAAAGGTCCAAGCTTTCTATTCAAGAACAGAGGCAGAGTCTCCCTATTTACAAGTTGAAAAAAGAATTGATTCAGGCTGTCCATGATAATCAGGTGTTGGTGGTAATTGGTGAAACGGGTTCAGGTAAAACTACTCAGGTAACACAGTATCTTGCTGAAGCAGGTTACACGACAAGAGGTAAAATTGGATGCACTCAACCTCGTAGGGTGGCTGCAATGTCAGTTGCAAAGAGAGTTGCAGAAGAGTTTGGATGTCGATTGGGAGAGGAAGTTGGTTATGCCATTCGGTTTGAAGATTGTACGGGACCAGATACTGTAATCAAGTACATGACCGACGGTATGCTTCTTAGGGAAATACTGGTTGATGAGAACCTGTCACAGTATTCTGTCATAATGCTTGATGAGGCTCACGAAAGGACCATTCATACTGATGTTCTTTTTGGACTGCTTAAGAAGCTAGTGCAGCGTAGGCCTGAGTTGCGATTGATTGTCACGTCTGCCACTCTGGATGCAGAGAAGTTCTCAGGATATTTCTTTAATTGTAACATCTTTACAATACCTGGGAGAACGTTTCCTGTGGAGATTCTTTATACTAAGCAGCCAGAAAGTGATTATTTGGATGCAGCTTTGATCACTGTCCTACAGATCCACCTGACAGAACCTGAAGGAGACATTCTTCTCTTCTTGACTGGTCAAGAGGAGATTGATTTTGCTTGTCAATCTCTCTATGAAAGAATGAAGGGTTTAGGTAAGAATGTTCCAGAACTGATAATATTACCTGTTTATAGTGCCCTTCCTAGTGAAATGCAGTCTAGGATATTCGACCCTGCTCCTCCTGGTAAAAGGAAAGTGGTTGTGGCAACTAACATTGCTGAGGCTTCTTTGACTATTGATGGGATATTTTATGTTATTGATCCTGGGTTTGCAAAGCAAAATGTTTATAACCCAAAGCAAGGACTTGATTCGTTGGTGATAACTCCAATTTCACAAGCTTCGGCCAAACAAAGAGCTGGACGTGCAGGGCGTACTGGACCTGGAAAGTGCTATCGCCTATATACCGAGAGCGCATATAGGAACGAGATGTCTCCTACTACGATTCCTGAGATTCAAAGGATAAATCTTGGGATGACTACTCTCAACATGAAAGCTATGGGAATAAATGATCTTCTGTCCTTTGATTTTATGGATCCACCATCACCCCAAGCTCTTATTTCAGCCATGGAACAGCTTTACAGTCTTGGAGCATTGGATGAAGAGGGCCTTTTAACCAAACTGGGGAGGAAAATGGCAGAATTTCCCTTGGATCCGCCATTGTCCAAGATGTTACTTGCCAGTGTGGACCTTGGATGCAGTGATGAGATTTTGACGATAATTGCCATGATTCAGACTGGCAATATTTTTTACAGGCCTAGGGAAAAGCAAGCCCAAGCAGATCAGAAGAGGGCAAAGTTTTTCCAGCCTGAAGGTGACCATCTCACACTGCTTGCTGTTTATGAGGCTTGGAAAGCCAAGAATTTTTCAGGACCATGGTGTTTTGAGAACTTTGTTCAATCTCGATCATTGAGGAGAGCACAGGATGTCAGGAAACAGCTTCTTACCATCATGGATAA GTATAAATTGGATGTTGTAAGTGCTGGAAAAAATTTTACCAAGATCAGAAAGGCAATCACCGCAGGATTCTTTTTCCATGCAGCAAGGAAGGATCCCCAGGAAGGCTACAGAACCCTAGTTGAGAACCAGCCTGTATATATCCATCCAAGTTCAGCTTTGTTCCAGAGACAACCTGACTGGGTCATCTACCATGAACTTGTTATGACAACCAAGGAATATATGCGTGAGGTCACAGTGATAGATCCTAAATGGCTTGTTGAATTGGCACCAAGATTCTTCAAAGTATCAGATCCTACAAAGATGAGCAAGCGAAAGCGTCAAGAGCGTATTGAACCGCTCTATGACAGATACCATGAGCCAAATTCATGGCGTTTGAGTAAACGCCGTGCTTGA